GCCTAATTCTTTTGATTGATTAAAAAGAAATAAAGCGTCGGCGGATTCGAAATCTGTATCGTCGATGCCTTTAGAATATAATACTTCGCCGTCCTCTTTAACCGCAAGAATAGATTCTACGCCGTTTATTACGGATAAAGTTTCTGCAATTTTAACTACTAAAGCAGGACTTGATTCAGTATAGTTTTTTACAATTTCAGTATCGGAACTTTTTGCGTTATTAGGTTTTTGATTGCTATCCGATCCCTTGCCGTCTTCGTTAATTATTTGTATAATTTCGTCTAAATATTTATCAAGGGTAATTTCAGGAGAAGATTCTCCAATGCTAACCTGTATATTTATCGGCGCATCTAAGCCGTTTAATTCTTTAAATACGTCTATGTCCTGTTTTGTTCCTAAAAAGGCGTGCAATATTTTTCCGCCGGAAAAATATATAACGCCCTGCTTATCTAAAATTTCAAACGATAATTTTATATTTTCGAAACTATAAAATTGATCAAGCTGATATTTTATATCTTCTAGTACCATTTGGTATTATATTAAAAATATTATTACTTCATTAAATACGCAATCATATTTTATACTATCAAAAAAAACAACAATATGCAATGAAAAATAAATTCTTCTTAAATGCCTTTATGTAAAGGCGGGTATAAAAGAATAAAATAAATATTATAAATTTACCGTTAAAAAAGAAATACTGGAAAGTGGCGTCCCCAACGGGATTCGAACCCGTGTTGCCGCCGTGAAAGGGCGATGTCCTGGGCCGGCTAGACGATGGGGACAATGTTTTTTAAATGCAGAAAGAATATTATGTCATATTTATATAAGAAAAGCAAGAAAAAAATCTATAGGAAATCTATAGATTTAAAATCCTAGTTCCCCTAAAATTGAATTTACGCCGTTTTGAGCCATTTTTTGATTATCGGACACCATATCTTTTAATTTTCCGTATATTTCGGCTTTTTTTTCAGCCGGTATTTCTTTGGCTTCTACTTCGGAATCGACCAGTACTTTTATAAGTTTTGCCTTAGTTTCATTAAGCGTATTCTGTATTTTATAAAGTTTCTGTCCCGTTAAGTCCTGGAAGGAAAGAAGAGAAAGAACGCCTAATATTTTGTCTATATTTTTATTATTAAGATCTTTAAGATTAATAAGACTCTCTCTTATCTTCTTAGTAGGATTTAAATTAATAAGATCGACGAGCTGTTTATTTATATCGTTTGAATTTTCGTTTATCTCGTCCAGCAAATTCATTATGTTATTCGCCGCTTTTTCAGTTTCTTTGATGATATCGGAAATACCTTCCTGCGCAAGCGGTATGTTATCCGAGCTTTCTTTGACAGGCACCTTTAAATCTCCTATTTTTTTAGTAGCCTCGTCCACAACCTTTGCAATGTCTTTCAGCTCTCTCATCATGTCGTCTATAGCCATAATATCGTCCTATTTTTTTAAATATTAAAATAATTTATTATTTAGATTTTAAAACGTCGAAAATTTTTAGATAATTAATTTTATACACTAAATACGATTAAAAAACAATATAATTTTTATTCATGCTTTTAATTTTTATTTAAAAGCTTGTTTGTAATTTCGTAAAGTGCTCCTTTTGTTATCTCGCCTACCCAGTGAAACATAATACGTCCGTTTTTGGATATAAAAAATGTCTGCGGTATCTCGTTTATGCCGCCGTAATTGCTTATAACGCGGGAAGTTGCATATACTACCGGATACGTAATACCGCCGTCAAATTTTTTAAGAAAAGACCTCACGCCCCCAAGATTGTTATTGACGTTTATGCCTAACACGACAACACCGTTAGAACGTTCAGCGTTATAAAATTTTTTAATCATGGGTATTTCCGCTCTGCATGGCGGACACCATGTTGCCCAAAAATTAACGACTACTACGTGACCCCTAAAATTTTTTAGCGAAAAATTGTCGTATCCCGATAAAGTCGGATTAAGAACTTTTAAATTAAAATTATAAGCTTTTTTTGTACTTGCCTGCGCATGTTTAATGCCGGTTAAAAAAATAAACGCGAAAATAAACGCTATTATTAAAAACGTAAATATAAAACTGCGTTTGCGGCAACCGTTCATTAAGATAGACCTCCATATTTTATTAAATTTTTATTTAACGTATATTATAATATAATAATTAAAATAAATAAATTTATTTTAACGATTTAACGATCTGCTCTTAATAGCTCTTTCTACCTCTCTTTTATTTTCTTTTTCCTTAATAGAAGCTCTTTTGTCGTAATTCTTTTTTCCTTTTACCAATGCTATTTCTACTTTTGCCCTGCCTGATTTTAGATAGATTTTTAGAGGAACTACCGTTAAGTTTTTTTCTTTTATTTTGCCTAACAGTTTTAAAATTTCATGCTTATGTAAAAGCAAAACTCTCGTTCTGAGGGGGTCTTTATTTTCTCTGTTGGCCTTTTCGTAAGGGCTTATATGCACGTTCAACAAAAGTGCTTCTCCGTCTTTTATGACAACGTAACCGTCGGAAATATTTGCTTTGCCGGCTTTTATAGATTTTATTTCGGGACCGTAAAGCGATATTCCTGCTTCATACTTTTCGATAATTTCATAAAGAAAAGAAGCTTTTCTGTTATCTGCTACTATTTTTATTTTTTGTCCGGCAAGCGGATTTGACATATATTAATTTGCGGTATTGCCGGACTTAAATCCGGCGTCGCTATTACGTTTGTTAAAAAAAATCATGGTGGAGGCGGCGGGAGTCGAACCCGCGTCCGAAGATTTAAAACTAAAGCTTCTACATGCTTAGTTTATTCTTTAAATACGGCTTATGAAAGCAAAGAATAAACAAAACCTTTCTTCGTCGTCCTTTTAAAGATTCGGATTTGACGAAAAGGAAACGTCAAACCTATACCCTGCAGTTGTCGCCTTTGAATTTTGCAGGTAGAAATTTCAAAGACGTTAGCCGATTAAGCGGCTAATGCGTAATCGTAGTTATCTGCGATTATGTTTTGCTTTGAATGATTAACGAGCCTACAAAGCATCCTCGGCATGCAGCTTATAGCACTAATATCACCGTCGAAACCGTTGCGCCCCCAATTAAAGAAATTAAATAGAGCAATTTATAATATTTTTATCTTCACTGCTAATATAAATATATAAAAATGTATTAATATTAT
This DNA window, taken from Candidatus Acidulodesulfobacterium acidiphilum, encodes the following:
- a CDS encoding TlpA family protein disulfide reductase translates to MNGCRKRSFIFTFLIIAFIFAFIFLTGIKHAQASTKKAYNFNLKVLNPTLSGYDNFSLKNFRGHVVVVNFWATWCPPCRAEIPMIKKFYNAERSNGVVVLGINVNNNLGGVRSFLKKFDGGITYPVVYATSRVISNYGGINEIPQTFFISKNGRIMFHWVGEITKGALYEITNKLLNKN
- the smpB gene encoding SsrA-binding protein SmpB codes for the protein MSNPLAGQKIKIVADNRKASFLYEIIEKYEAGISLYGPEIKSIKAGKANISDGYVVIKDGEALLLNVHISPYEKANRENKDPLRTRVLLLHKHEILKLLGKIKEKNLTVVPLKIYLKSGRAKVEIALVKGKKNYDKRASIKEKENKREVERAIKSRSLNR